One Spiroplasma endosymbiont of Cantharis nigra DNA segment encodes these proteins:
- the mgtE gene encoding magnesium transporter produces MLEREEKLKTLSEEIEKAIQANDIKELRKLEENHYPQDIAEALEKLDEKIIIVALRLFTNDTSSEIFPHLDTDIQEEIINKMSSKQVSQLFSELYTDDIVDILEEMPSNIVKKILRASTPEARAQINSILKYNDDTAGSIMSVDYTRFKINWTVTEAIEKIRERDEESEDHNTFYVVDDLNNLKGIVELKDLVFSKGESLLSEVMDERVIFAHTKDDQESVIELFKKYDITTLPVINVQQKLVGIVTVDDVLDVIEEEVTEDIHKMAGISPTDDEYFKTSIWKMVKSRSVWLLLLMISATFSQIIISVFIKIYHSKSETNISEASYIIMMLLTPLLTVISGTTGNAGSQSSTMIVRALSLKEVETKDYARVMWKEFRVAIITGLILVLVNFIRMVIIYSIEFKGNLKDPKIWYTIATLSIAMYLSLIMAKLIGGTLPIIAKKLKLDPALMAAPLLTTLVDALSTALFFSIGLIFFASYI; encoded by the coding sequence ATGTTGGAAAGAGAAGAAAAGTTAAAGACGTTAAGTGAAGAAATTGAAAAAGCAATTCAAGCAAATGATATAAAAGAGTTAAGAAAATTAGAGGAAAATCATTATCCACAAGATATTGCTGAGGCTCTTGAAAAATTAGATGAGAAAATAATAATTGTTGCATTAAGATTATTCACAAATGATACAAGTAGTGAAATATTTCCTCATCTTGATACAGATATTCAAGAAGAAATAATTAACAAGATGTCTTCAAAACAAGTTAGTCAGTTATTCTCAGAATTATATACAGATGATATTGTAGATATATTAGAGGAAATGCCTTCTAATATTGTAAAGAAGATTTTAAGAGCTTCAACTCCTGAAGCTAGGGCTCAAATAAATAGTATTTTAAAATATAACGATGATACTGCTGGAAGTATTATGAGTGTTGATTATACTAGATTTAAAATTAATTGAACTGTTACAGAAGCAATTGAAAAAATTAGAGAAAGAGATGAAGAGTCAGAAGATCATAATACATTTTATGTAGTCGATGATTTAAATAATTTAAAGGGAATAGTTGAATTAAAGGATTTAGTTTTTTCAAAAGGTGAATCACTATTATCTGAAGTAATGGATGAAAGAGTTATATTTGCTCATACAAAAGATGATCAAGAAAGCGTTATAGAACTATTTAAAAAATATGATATTACAACTCTTCCAGTTATTAATGTTCAACAGAAACTTGTAGGAATTGTTACTGTAGATGATGTTTTAGATGTAATTGAAGAAGAAGTAACTGAAGATATCCACAAAATGGCTGGTATAAGTCCAACAGATGATGAATATTTTAAGACAAGTATTTGAAAAATGGTTAAATCTAGAAGTGTTTGATTATTGCTATTAATGATTTCTGCTACTTTTTCACAAATTATAATCTCAGTTTTTATAAAAATTTATCACTCCAAAAGTGAAACCAATATTTCAGAGGCAAGTTACATTATTATGATGTTATTAACACCTTTATTAACTGTAATTTCTGGAACTACAGGTAATGCTGGAAGTCAATCTTCAACGATGATTGTAAGGGCATTATCCTTAAAAGAGGTTGAAACTAAAGATTATGCAAGAGTAATGTGGAAAGAATTTAGAGTAGCTATTATTACAGGTTTAATACTTGTTTTAGTAAATTTTATAAGAATGGTAATTATCTATTCAATTGAATTTAAAGGCAATTTAAAAGATCCCAAAATATGGTATACAATTGCTACACTTTCAATTGCTATGTATCTATCATTAATAATGGCAAAATTAATTGGAGGAACTCTTCCAATAATTGCTAAAAAACTTAAATTAGATCCTGCACTTATGGCAGCTCCATTATTGACAACTTTAGTAGATGCTTTATCAACTGCATTATTTTTCTCAATAGGTTTAATTTTCTTTGCAAGTTATATTTAG